The Novosphingobium sp. CECT 9465 genome has a window encoding:
- a CDS encoding lytic transglycosylase domain-containing protein, with the protein MNTRSNSSLCVVGSVMALLWAQTSAAKQAEVMTFDGQAVEAVIDVGPRMRGMPTDGTPPVPSMEAVLGNDFRSFGSPVMEPQEEAISTSHISVPLWMQTGQVSGGAGRAAMSDIASYLYTPQACSITPYRPRGDFPGWLEARRAQYYPLIQAVACEAGVPVGLFDALVAQESRYDPLIVSPKGAVGLTQLMPGTARGLGVFNSRDPLSNLRGGARYLRAHLDEFKRVDLALAAYNAGPGRVRSMRRIPPFRETMDYVAAITRGWSTGSFRTASIQTAGLAVGRQEFRGRGVQLLAYTSTRVSNPR; encoded by the coding sequence ATGAACACGCGATCGAACTCGAGCTTATGCGTAGTGGGTAGTGTTATGGCACTGCTATGGGCGCAAACATCGGCAGCTAAGCAGGCCGAGGTAATGACATTTGATGGGCAGGCAGTTGAAGCCGTCATCGATGTGGGCCCGAGAATGCGGGGTATGCCAACAGACGGAACGCCGCCAGTACCAAGCATGGAAGCCGTTTTAGGCAATGACTTCAGATCATTCGGCAGCCCCGTAATGGAACCCCAAGAGGAGGCAATAAGCACGTCGCATATATCGGTGCCCCTTTGGATGCAGACTGGCCAGGTTTCGGGGGGAGCTGGCCGGGCAGCGATGTCCGATATCGCAAGTTATCTCTACACCCCACAGGCTTGCTCAATCACACCCTACCGTCCACGCGGCGATTTTCCAGGCTGGCTCGAAGCTCGGCGGGCTCAATATTACCCCTTGATCCAGGCCGTGGCGTGCGAAGCTGGTGTGCCAGTCGGGCTTTTCGATGCACTGGTGGCCCAGGAAAGCCGCTATGACCCATTGATCGTATCACCGAAGGGCGCCGTTGGCCTTACCCAATTGATGCCCGGTACAGCGCGTGGACTTGGGGTTTTCAATTCGAGAGATCCGTTGTCGAACCTGAGGGGAGGGGCCAGATACCTCCGCGCGCATCTGGATGAGTTCAAGCGGGTCGATCTAGCCTTGGCCGCGTACAATGCAGGTCCAGGACGCGTTCGATCGATGCGCCGTATTCCGCCGTTTCGCGAGACGATGGACTATGTCGCAGCGATCACTCGAGGGTGGAGCACCGGATCGTTCAGGACAGCATCGATTCAGACCGCCGGTTTGGCAGTGGGTCGACAGGAATTCCGGGGCAGGGGGGTCCAGTTACTCGCTTACACATCTACAAGAGTATCGAACCCGAGGTAG